A region from the Melioribacter roseus P3M-2 genome encodes:
- a CDS encoding LacI family DNA-binding transcriptional regulator, which produces MSYKKKKVTLKDIALELSLTPATVSKALRDSSDISVETKTLVKEKCKEMGYRPNILARSLITNRSKILGVLIPDLRISFFSEAVRGMYEESGNEGYECILMVHDEDAVKERKKIEFLSDIGVDGILLNAVGGDENLELYKKMDEEGIRIVCWDRKVHELPFTTVKINDVDAAYELTTDMIKEGRRNILFLGPNTLIPVCEDRFQGYKKALEDNGIDFNPDLVLQTFRSVEDSYNKMTALLNTGIKIDGVISIGGLITYGAGKAILDKNLSIPEDILLGEFGDNTIVSRLGVPYYSVQQNPYVIGKTATDILIDMLENRKSYNDYEDVTVEYSILKR; this is translated from the coding sequence GTGAGTTATAAAAAGAAAAAAGTCACATTAAAAGATATTGCGCTGGAACTCTCTCTTACTCCGGCAACAGTATCGAAAGCTTTGAGAGATTCGAGCGATATCTCTGTCGAAACTAAAACTTTAGTTAAAGAAAAATGCAAAGAAATGGGCTATCGCCCCAATATTCTGGCCCGCTCGCTTATTACCAACAGAAGTAAAATTCTGGGCGTTCTAATTCCCGATCTCAGAATTTCATTCTTTTCCGAAGCCGTACGGGGCATGTATGAAGAGTCGGGCAACGAGGGCTACGAATGCATTTTAATGGTTCACGACGAGGATGCCGTCAAAGAAAGAAAAAAAATCGAATTCCTTTCCGACATAGGCGTCGACGGTATTTTGTTGAACGCCGTAGGCGGCGACGAAAATCTGGAACTTTATAAAAAAATGGACGAAGAAGGTATTCGAATTGTTTGCTGGGATCGTAAAGTGCATGAACTGCCCTTTACCACAGTTAAAATAAACGATGTCGACGCCGCTTACGAACTTACCACCGATATGATAAAAGAAGGACGCAGAAACATATTGTTCCTCGGACCGAATACACTAATACCCGTTTGCGAAGACAGATTCCAGGGTTACAAAAAAGCCCTCGAGGATAACGGCATCGATTTCAATCCAGATCTCGTGCTTCAAACATTCCGAAGCGTTGAAGACAGTTATAATAAAATGACTGCTCTCCTGAATACGGGGATTAAAATCGACGGAGTGATCAGTATCGGCGGTTTGATTACTTACGGAGCGGGCAAAGCGATCTTGGATAAAAATCTTTCAATCCCGGAGGATATACTCCTGGGAGAATTCGGCGACAATACGATTGTTTCCCGATTGGGCGTCCCTTATTATTCCGTTCAGCAAAATCCGTATGTTATCGGAAAAACGGCTACCGATATTCTTATCGATATGCTCGAAAACAGAAAAAGCTATAACGATTACGAAGACGTAACTGTAGAATACAGTATCCTCAAAAGATAA
- a CDS encoding EutN/CcmL family microcompartment protein: MKLGIVIGKTWASKKVKELEGCHLYVVQPVSSESNPVGNPLVVADPKNIAAEGDLVVYVTSTDATQAFDSGFAPVNASIVKLVDSVA; this comes from the coding sequence ATGAAATTGGGAATCGTTATCGGCAAAACCTGGGCTTCTAAAAAAGTGAAAGAATTGGAAGGCTGCCATCTATATGTAGTTCAGCCGGTTTCATCCGAATCCAATCCGGTAGGAAATCCGCTTGTGGTTGCCGACCCGAAAAACATTGCGGCAGAAGGCGATCTGGTGGTCTATGTTACGAGCACCGACGCAACCCAGGCTTTTGATTCCGGCTTTGCGCCGGTAAACGCGAGTATTGTTAAATTAGTCGACAGCGTGGCGTAA
- a CDS encoding aldehyde dehydrogenase family protein produces the protein MDLNENEIRKIVERVVEKVMSQTIAGSSGAKGDWGVFTEMNDAVEAAHEAFLQFKDRSIQCRKKFIDAVRKMALENKEELAQMTVEETGMGRVDHKISKYVNAANHSPGVEYLQPEAWSGRNGLAVDEYAPFGVIGNISPSTHPGPTIINNIIIQLAGGNTIVFNPHPSAKKVSAKVIQLANKYMYEAGAPKNLVTCVAEPTLETARTLFGHDKVELLSVTGGPQVVKMALEYPKKVIAAGPGNPPVLVDETADLELAAQEITMSASFDNNILCIAEKEIFVVDSVFERFMAEMERAGNYRLSTEEMNRLAEKALELSGKHWLIKRDFAGKSAAVLGKALGLNLQGDVPLLFGEVEKNHPWVVAEQMTCCIPVVRVKNFEEGLQAALKAEHGFKHTASIFSRDLERVTIFTRVLDCDVHVINGGTLRGNGGDLGEGYFSHTIATPTGEGICTPIHFVRKRRIMTHKSFRFV, from the coding sequence GTGGATTTGAACGAAAATGAAATTCGAAAAATTGTTGAACGGGTAGTTGAAAAGGTAATGTCGCAAACGATTGCCGGCTCATCCGGCGCAAAAGGCGATTGGGGCGTTTTTACGGAGATGAACGACGCGGTCGAAGCGGCTCACGAAGCTTTCTTGCAATTTAAGGACAGAAGTATTCAATGCCGCAAAAAATTTATCGACGCGGTTCGAAAAATGGCTCTCGAAAATAAAGAAGAATTGGCGCAAATGACCGTTGAAGAAACAGGGATGGGTCGAGTCGACCATAAAATATCAAAATACGTCAATGCGGCAAATCATAGCCCCGGAGTGGAATATTTGCAGCCGGAAGCCTGGTCGGGCAGGAACGGATTGGCAGTCGACGAATACGCCCCGTTCGGAGTTATAGGAAACATTTCGCCGAGCACGCATCCGGGCCCGACAATAATTAACAATATTATTATTCAATTAGCCGGCGGAAATACGATTGTTTTTAACCCTCATCCTTCGGCTAAAAAGGTAAGCGCAAAAGTAATTCAGTTGGCAAATAAATATATGTACGAAGCCGGCGCTCCGAAGAATCTCGTAACCTGCGTTGCCGAACCGACGCTTGAAACTGCCAGGACTCTGTTCGGGCATGACAAGGTTGAACTATTGTCTGTAACCGGCGGTCCTCAGGTAGTTAAAATGGCTCTTGAGTATCCCAAAAAAGTTATCGCCGCCGGACCGGGCAATCCTCCCGTTCTGGTTGACGAAACAGCCGACCTTGAACTTGCAGCGCAGGAAATTACAATGAGCGCAAGTTTCGACAATAATATTCTCTGTATTGCCGAAAAGGAAATTTTCGTTGTCGACAGCGTATTCGAACGTTTTATGGCTGAAATGGAAAGAGCCGGTAATTATCGACTGTCGACCGAAGAGATGAACCGCCTGGCAGAAAAAGCGCTGGAATTGTCGGGTAAACACTGGCTGATAAAAAGAGATTTTGCCGGAAAAAGCGCTGCGGTATTGGGCAAAGCGCTCGGGCTTAATCTGCAAGGTGACGTGCCGTTATTGTTCGGCGAAGTGGAAAAGAATCATCCGTGGGTGGTTGCCGAACAGATGACCTGTTGCATACCTGTCGTACGTGTAAAAAATTTCGAAGAAGGTTTGCAGGCGGCGCTAAAAGCCGAACACGGTTTTAAACACACTGCAAGTATTTTTTCCAGAGACCTTGAACGCGTTACAATATTTACCAGAGTGTTGGACTGCGACGTGCATGTAATTAACGGCGGAACTTTAAGGGGTAACGGCGGCGATCTCGGAGAAGGATACTTTTCCCATACGATTGCTACTCCGACGGGAGAGGGAATTTGTACTCCTATTCATTTTGTAAGAAAACGACGTATTATGACTCATAAATCATTCAGATTTGTATAA
- a CDS encoding rhamnulokinase has product MDEKKFIAFDLGAESGRCMVGLLNNQKVSLYETHRFRTPSIKYDYGFHWDILVIYEEIIEGLKRAKKEFGNHFDGIGIDTWGVDYVLLDSENRLLGYPYHYRDDRTDNMMEETFKIIPKEKIYKSTGIQFVQINTIYQLLSEQKRKTNLLNVADKILMIPDFLNFLLTGRKVSEYTIASTSGLVNPSTRNWSWEITEALGFKKSIFPELIEPGKVLGPISSSTARLTQLDPDISVIATACHDTASAVVGVPAQGGNWAYLSSGTWSLMGVELDRPVLSEEALGNNFTNEGGFNNTIRFLKNILGLWPIQECKRYWDEKEEKEFAYAELTDKAEKYGASGAWVDLSDARFLKAGNMPEKIIAFLKETGQKHDNDMGFVIRVIIESLAYSYRDTLRKIESVVGKKIERLHVVGGGIQNELLTQLTADATGCEVVAGPVEGAVLGNIGVQAISKGIVENLNEWRKIVGNSCDLKTYLPKNKNYFDENTGRYNKILR; this is encoded by the coding sequence ATGGATGAAAAAAAATTTATAGCATTCGACCTGGGAGCCGAAAGCGGCAGGTGTATGGTGGGTCTGCTGAACAATCAAAAAGTATCTCTCTACGAAACGCATCGCTTTAGAACTCCGTCAATAAAATACGATTACGGATTTCATTGGGATATTTTGGTAATCTACGAAGAAATTATCGAAGGACTGAAAAGGGCAAAGAAAGAATTCGGGAATCATTTCGACGGAATCGGCATCGATACCTGGGGCGTGGATTATGTGTTGCTTGATTCCGAGAACAGGCTCCTCGGATATCCCTATCATTACAGGGACGATCGTACGGATAATATGATGGAAGAGACATTCAAGATTATACCCAAAGAAAAAATTTATAAATCGACAGGCATACAATTCGTTCAAATTAACACCATTTATCAATTATTGTCCGAACAGAAAAGAAAAACCAACCTTTTGAATGTCGCCGATAAAATTCTAATGATACCTGATTTCCTGAACTTTTTGCTCACCGGGAGAAAAGTGTCGGAATATACTATTGCGTCCACTTCCGGACTTGTGAATCCTTCTACGAGAAATTGGAGCTGGGAAATTACGGAAGCGCTGGGATTTAAGAAGAGTATTTTCCCCGAACTCATCGAACCCGGAAAAGTGTTGGGACCAATCTCATCATCGACGGCTCGATTAACTCAATTGGATCCGGACATATCGGTCATTGCCACTGCTTGTCACGATACCGCTTCAGCCGTCGTAGGCGTTCCCGCGCAGGGAGGCAACTGGGCTTACTTAAGTTCCGGCACATGGTCTTTAATGGGAGTAGAACTCGATCGACCGGTTTTAAGCGAAGAAGCTCTCGGTAATAATTTTACAAACGAAGGCGGCTTTAATAATACGATTAGATTTCTGAAAAATATACTGGGACTTTGGCCTATCCAGGAATGCAAACGTTACTGGGATGAAAAAGAAGAGAAGGAATTTGCATATGCAGAGTTAACCGACAAAGCGGAAAAATACGGCGCCTCGGGCGCTTGGGTCGACCTTTCGGATGCGAGATTTTTAAAAGCAGGCAATATGCCCGAAAAAATAATTGCTTTCTTAAAAGAGACCGGACAAAAGCATGATAATGATATGGGATTCGTTATAAGGGTTATTATCGAAAGCCTTGCGTATAGTTATCGGGATACGTTGAGAAAAATCGAATCGGTCGTCGGGAAAAAAATAGAACGCCTTCACGTTGTGGGCGGTGGTATTCAGAACGAACTGCTTACCCAGTTAACCGCAGACGCTACGGGATGCGAAGTTGTTGCGGGACCCGTCGAAGGAGCCGTGCTGGGCAATATTGGCGTCCAGGCAATCTCCAAAGGAATTGTTGAGAATCTTAATGAGTGGAGAAAAATCGTAGGCAATTCCTGTGATTTGAAAACTTATTTACCGAAGAATAAAAATTATTTTGACGAAAATACAGGACGATATAATAAAATTCTGAGATGA
- a CDS encoding LUD domain-containing protein, translating into MKSKEELLKEFIGKAKAACANVISVAGDPSSIKTALQKITEGENEILVSNPGIIERSFFEQIFDDAKYLKNFDKGKLRNAKTGITPAVCGIASAGSVIVPISDDLTSYISMLVRNHIVILDGNKIVSRPRELFDEENIFLQGSYSIITGPSATADMGPLVRGVHGPGKLHIIVTEGL; encoded by the coding sequence ATGAAGTCCAAAGAAGAATTGTTGAAAGAATTTATCGGTAAAGCGAAGGCTGCCTGCGCAAATGTTATCTCGGTTGCAGGCGACCCTTCTTCAATAAAAACGGCATTGCAAAAAATTACCGAAGGCGAAAACGAAATATTGGTTTCGAATCCCGGAATAATAGAACGGAGTTTTTTCGAACAAATATTCGACGATGCAAAATATTTAAAGAATTTCGACAAGGGGAAACTGAGAAACGCTAAAACGGGAATTACGCCAGCTGTATGCGGCATTGCTTCCGCCGGTTCCGTTATTGTTCCGATATCCGACGACCTAACGAGTTATATCTCAATGCTTGTAAGAAATCACATCGTAATCCTGGACGGAAATAAAATCGTAAGCAGACCGCGCGAACTTTTTGACGAAGAAAATATATTTCTGCAAGGAAGTTATTCGATTATAACGGGACCGAGCGCCACGGCGGACATGGGTCCGCTTGTGCGAGGCGTTCACGGTCCGGGCAAATTGCATATAATCGTAACGGAAGGATTATGA
- a CDS encoding class II aldolase/adducin family protein: MYNEWELRKHIVEVGKRIWTRGYVAANDGNITVLLNDDEVLTTPTGVSKGFMTTDMIIKCDRQGNVITKNSKYRPSSELKMHLEVYRERPDVKSVVHAHPPYATSFAVAGIPLDKCVLPEAIIVIGAVPIAPYGLPSTSEIPDNIRPYIKNSDAILLENHGALTLGSDLFNAYYKMETLEHTASIVWKAIQLGNLNVLSPEERDRLLGLREKFNLPGRVTVCSTDANSAAQNKDPQPQKLNESMIQDIVEQVLTNLKSKLTK; encoded by the coding sequence ATGTATAACGAATGGGAACTGCGAAAACACATTGTGGAGGTCGGAAAAAGAATTTGGACGCGGGGATACGTAGCGGCAAACGACGGCAACATAACCGTCTTATTAAACGACGACGAGGTTTTGACAACTCCCACCGGCGTCAGTAAAGGTTTCATGACGACCGACATGATAATCAAATGCGACAGGCAGGGCAACGTAATCACGAAAAATTCAAAATACCGTCCTTCGAGCGAGTTGAAAATGCATCTTGAAGTTTATAGGGAACGTCCGGATGTAAAATCCGTAGTTCATGCGCATCCACCGTATGCTACCAGTTTTGCAGTTGCAGGCATACCGCTTGACAAATGCGTATTGCCCGAAGCAATAATTGTAATCGGAGCTGTGCCGATTGCTCCTTACGGTCTGCCTTCTACGTCCGAAATTCCCGACAATATCCGTCCCTATATAAAAAATTCGGATGCAATTCTGCTCGAAAATCACGGCGCGCTTACGCTTGGCAGCGATCTATTCAATGCTTATTACAAAATGGAAACTCTCGAACATACTGCCAGCATTGTCTGGAAAGCCATTCAATTGGGCAACCTGAATGTCTTGTCGCCCGAGGAACGCGACCGTCTGCTCGGTTTGAGGGAAAAATTCAATCTGCCCGGTAGAGTTACCGTCTGCAGTACGGACGCAAATTCTGCCGCTCAGAATAAAGATCCTCAACCTCAAAAATTAAATGAAAGTATGATACAGGATATTGTTGAACAGGTGCTGACTAACTTAAAAAGTAAACTAACAAAATAA
- a CDS encoding BMC domain-containing protein: MAKGVALGFIETRGNTGAVNAIDAMLKTANVEFVKRVEIGGGYVTALVRGEVGAVRSSVEAGAEAAARVGELVCTNIIPSAHEEVFELLMLNK; the protein is encoded by the coding sequence ATGGCAAAAGGAGTAGCTCTCGGTTTTATTGAAACCAGAGGTAATACGGGAGCGGTCAACGCAATCGACGCCATGCTCAAAACGGCAAATGTAGAATTTGTAAAGCGAGTAGAAATCGGCGGCGGATATGTTACCGCATTGGTAAGAGGCGAAGTAGGCGCCGTCCGCTCTTCGGTTGAAGCCGGAGCGGAAGCGGCTGCTAGAGTAGGCGAACTGGTCTGCACAAACATCATACCCTCGGCTCACGAGGAAGTATTCGAATTATTAATGTTAAACAAATAG
- a CDS encoding LUD domain-containing protein — MNSKSVHPRDFASKANKVNLFKAIDYALAFETESVRHNTQTFNNNRYKAISQIDDYEELKDKAREIKENSIRNLPFLVDKLTETIEARGGSVFYAKDKKEAVNFIKEICLSNSVKLAVKSKSITSEEIKLNATLEAENIEVVETDLAEFILQLSKEQPSHIVAPAIHRSRESISKLFKENINTSDPLETGEELTAFASKTLREKFLAADVGITGANLISAEEGTILLVESEGNIRLTTHLPAIHIAIAGIEKIIPNRKDFGIFIELLAASATGQVLTSYTNILEPPLKAPTLNLNKRSDKERKFFLVLIDDGRMAMRDDPELKEALYCIRCSACMNVCANFQTVGGHAFGGECYTGGIGASWAVGTTGKLEEGRFAELCTGCSRCVPNCPVRIDIPRLNTVIKNRLSKLESPSIQKMFFGYFGAMAKFASKFPSSVNFLMKLNPVKIILDNFFGVEKEREIPEFSVETFVELYKKRKAHVPLREKSDKEMQKVIVFADVFTNYNNPAVGMNAVELLEKFGFDAEVSEVYDDGRAALSQGMIQYAEKKAAQTASYLKNLIDDGYDVIVVEPSVLTMFRNDYGKLIKEDKLFSAVKDRCYDLFEYLNRKIEEGKIDINHIKRNIKFTDERIFYHGHCQLKSIGLGNEAPELYKRLGIDVVISTQECCGMAGSFGYKKHYYKISKSLGLSLLDQVKNKLGSSDGIVILASGTSCREQLKGFSERKERIYHPADYLNKLILEKE, encoded by the coding sequence ATGAACAGTAAATCGGTTCATCCGAGAGATTTTGCGAGTAAAGCGAATAAAGTTAATTTATTTAAAGCCATCGACTACGCGCTTGCTTTCGAAACGGAATCCGTTCGGCACAACACGCAAACTTTTAATAACAACCGCTACAAAGCAATAAGTCAAATTGATGATTACGAAGAATTAAAAGATAAAGCGCGGGAAATCAAAGAAAATTCGATCAGGAATCTGCCGTTTCTGGTAGATAAACTGACCGAAACAATCGAAGCCCGGGGCGGTTCGGTTTTCTATGCAAAAGACAAAAAAGAAGCCGTAAATTTTATTAAAGAAATTTGTTTGTCCAATTCGGTTAAATTAGCCGTTAAATCGAAATCGATTACTTCCGAAGAAATTAAACTGAACGCAACTTTGGAAGCGGAAAATATCGAAGTCGTTGAAACCGACCTGGCTGAATTCATATTGCAATTGTCCAAAGAACAACCTTCGCATATAGTCGCACCGGCCATTCATCGCAGCAGGGAAAGCATCTCGAAACTCTTCAAAGAGAATATCAATACTTCAGACCCACTGGAAACCGGAGAAGAATTGACCGCCTTTGCCAGCAAAACTTTAAGAGAAAAATTTCTTGCGGCGGATGTCGGAATTACGGGGGCAAATTTGATTTCCGCCGAAGAAGGGACGATCCTTTTGGTCGAAAGCGAAGGGAACATTCGACTGACGACGCACCTGCCTGCAATCCATATCGCGATTGCGGGAATCGAAAAAATAATTCCCAACAGAAAAGATTTCGGGATTTTTATCGAATTACTGGCTGCCAGCGCTACGGGGCAGGTGTTGACTTCTTATACAAACATACTCGAACCGCCACTGAAAGCCCCGACTCTGAATCTAAACAAAAGATCGGATAAAGAAAGAAAATTCTTCCTGGTATTGATAGACGACGGACGAATGGCAATGAGAGACGATCCCGAATTGAAAGAAGCGCTCTATTGCATCAGATGCAGCGCGTGCATGAATGTATGCGCGAATTTCCAGACCGTCGGCGGTCATGCATTCGGAGGCGAATGTTATACCGGAGGTATTGGAGCCAGTTGGGCCGTCGGTACAACCGGTAAATTGGAGGAAGGACGTTTTGCGGAATTGTGCACCGGATGTTCGCGCTGCGTTCCGAATTGTCCCGTCAGGATCGATATCCCGCGCTTAAATACGGTTATAAAAAACAGACTATCGAAATTAGAATCTCCCTCAATTCAGAAAATGTTCTTCGGCTATTTCGGAGCGATGGCAAAGTTTGCCTCTAAATTTCCTTCGTCGGTAAATTTTTTAATGAAATTGAATCCAGTAAAAATTATACTGGATAATTTTTTTGGCGTCGAAAAGGAGAGGGAAATTCCCGAATTCTCGGTAGAAACTTTTGTTGAATTATATAAGAAAAGAAAAGCCCATGTTCCTCTTCGGGAGAAATCCGATAAGGAGATGCAAAAAGTAATTGTATTCGCGGACGTCTTTACTAACTATAATAATCCCGCCGTGGGTATGAACGCCGTGGAATTACTTGAGAAGTTTGGATTTGACGCTGAAGTAAGCGAAGTATATGACGACGGCAGAGCTGCTTTATCGCAGGGTATGATTCAATATGCGGAGAAAAAAGCGGCTCAAACCGCCTCTTATTTGAAAAACTTGATTGACGATGGATACGATGTTATCGTAGTGGAACCGAGCGTGCTTACAATGTTCCGAAATGATTACGGGAAACTGATTAAAGAAGACAAACTGTTTTCCGCCGTAAAAGATAGATGTTACGATTTATTCGAATATCTTAATAGGAAGATCGAAGAAGGGAAGATTGACATTAATCATATAAAAAGGAATATAAAATTCACTGACGAAAGAATTTTTTATCACGGTCATTGCCAATTGAAATCAATAGGGCTTGGAAACGAAGCGCCCGAATTATATAAACGGCTCGGGATAGACGTCGTAATCTCGACGCAGGAATGTTGCGGAATGGCGGGCAGCTTCGGTTATAAAAAGCATTACTATAAAATCAGCAAGTCGCTGGGACTCAGCTTGTTGGATCAGGTAAAAAATAAATTAGGAAGCTCTGACGGAATTGTAATTTTGGCGAGCGGAACGTCGTGCAGAGAACAATTAAAAGGATTTTCCGAAAGGAAAGAAAGAATATATCATCCTGCGGATTATTTGAATAAATTAATACTCGAAAAGGAGTAG
- a CDS encoding BMC domain-containing protein, which produces MLEALGIIETLGFTAAIQAADAAVKSANIRLAQWVKVGGGRVSIIIRGDVAAVKAAVDAGVQAASNIGNVLSEVIIPRPSDKISGKFPIEPLNLKKQ; this is translated from the coding sequence ATGCTGGAAGCATTGGGCATCATAGAAACTTTGGGTTTTACAGCCGCAATTCAAGCTGCCGATGCAGCCGTTAAATCCGCTAATATAAGATTGGCGCAATGGGTCAAAGTTGGCGGCGGAAGAGTAAGCATTATTATTAGAGGCGACGTAGCGGCGGTTAAAGCCGCCGTCGACGCGGGCGTTCAGGCCGCTTCGAATATCGGAAATGTTTTGTCGGAGGTTATTATACCTCGCCCTTCGGATAAAATTTCGGGTAAGTTTCCGATTGAACCGCTAAATTTAAAGAAACAGTAA
- a CDS encoding EutN/CcmL family microcompartment protein, which produces MIFAKVIGSVVSTHKDPKLTGKKMLLCKEVNHEGKPMGSYHVAIDAVQAGEGDFVLLTYGSSARMTETTKDSPIDAVIVAIIDDVQITKKITAQK; this is translated from the coding sequence ATGATATTTGCCAAAGTCATAGGGAGCGTGGTTTCAACTCATAAAGACCCTAAATTAACGGGTAAGAAAATGCTTCTATGTAAGGAAGTAAACCATGAGGGGAAACCGATGGGTTCATATCATGTGGCTATTGACGCCGTTCAGGCGGGAGAGGGCGATTTTGTTCTTTTAACGTACGGTTCGTCTGCCCGTATGACCGAAACCACTAAAGATTCTCCCATCGATGCGGTAATCGTTGCAATTATTGACGACGTTCAGATTACAAAAAAGATTACGGCGCAGAAATGA
- a CDS encoding BMC domain-containing protein, with product MAIKNAIGILETKGFAPLVLGADTAVKAANVDVVEWRQVGSGYVSFVIEGDVAAVRAAIDAATDAASRIGEVISQLVIPRPVDELDESFNRKSK from the coding sequence ATGGCAATTAAAAACGCTATCGGTATTTTAGAGACAAAAGGATTTGCGCCTTTGGTGCTCGGCGCGGATACGGCTGTAAAAGCGGCAAACGTAGACGTCGTCGAGTGGCGGCAGGTCGGGAGCGGATATGTTTCCTTTGTAATCGAAGGAGATGTAGCCGCTGTGCGCGCCGCTATTGATGCGGCAACAGACGCCGCTTCACGAATTGGAGAGGTTATTTCTCAATTGGTTATACCGCGTCCGGTAGACGAGTTGGACGAATCATTTAATCGAAAATCTAAATGA
- a CDS encoding EutN/CcmL family microcompartment protein: MYLAKVTKRVVSVVKHEAYNGKKVYVVKPVLPDGRALETEHVALDYIGAGLGDIVVCGGAPGVAQSIFGLDLAPIRTLIIAIVDKIDYNENEL, encoded by the coding sequence ATGTATCTGGCAAAAGTTACAAAAAGAGTCGTATCCGTGGTAAAGCACGAGGCTTATAACGGTAAAAAAGTTTATGTAGTAAAACCCGTTCTGCCGGACGGCAGAGCGCTGGAAACTGAACACGTCGCGCTCGACTATATCGGAGCGGGGTTGGGCGATATCGTTGTCTGCGGCGGCGCTCCCGGCGTGGCTCAATCGATTTTCGGACTCGATCTGGCGCCTATTAGAACGCTAATTATTGCCATCGTAGATAAAATTGATTATAACGAGAACGAATTATAA
- a CDS encoding acetate/propionate family kinase has protein sequence MKILIANPGSTSYKCKLYDAGNMDILFQAVVEKIGQKDAIFRYAFKEEKEITNNLEIKDYLTAVNMTLKALNEKYSADEISAVGFKTVHAKGISGCVELTEEVIAAMKEYRPLAPVHTDVYLTAISIFKDLLDTVPLVGLFETHFHKNIPPEAYMYGIPYEYYEKHGIRKYGFHGASHRYIAMRAKELFDCNKVISCHLGGSSSVCAIKNGVSVDTSMGMSPQCGLINAKRVGDLDSYALLYLMQKESLSIDDAIEILMTKGGLYGISGIKSGDLRDIESEMGKGNYRAKLAFDTFVYNVKRYIGEYLAILNGADCIVFTAGGGQNSVLLRKKIAENMENLGVILDDRKNESNPKEGLISNDASPVKLAIIPTNEEFIVASEVKEFLNKHNS, from the coding sequence ATGAAAATATTAATTGCTAATCCGGGAAGCACTTCATACAAGTGCAAACTATACGACGCCGGCAATATGGATATTTTATTCCAGGCGGTAGTCGAAAAGATAGGTCAAAAGGACGCTATTTTCAGATATGCTTTCAAGGAAGAAAAAGAAATAACGAATAATCTTGAAATTAAAGATTATTTGACAGCGGTCAATATGACCTTAAAAGCGCTTAACGAAAAATATTCTGCGGATGAAATTTCCGCTGTCGGTTTTAAAACCGTTCATGCAAAAGGAATTTCCGGCTGCGTGGAACTGACCGAAGAAGTCATAGCAGCCATGAAAGAGTATCGCCCTCTGGCTCCGGTTCATACCGACGTATATTTGACTGCAATATCGATTTTCAAGGATTTACTCGATACGGTTCCTCTGGTCGGATTGTTCGAAACTCACTTTCATAAAAATATTCCTCCGGAAGCCTACATGTACGGAATACCGTATGAATATTACGAAAAGCACGGTATAAGAAAATACGGATTCCACGGCGCGTCGCACCGTTATATTGCTATGCGCGCAAAAGAACTGTTCGATTGCAACAAAGTTATTTCATGCCATCTCGGCGGCAGTTCTTCTGTATGCGCTATTAAGAACGGCGTATCGGTCGATACTTCTATGGGCATGAGTCCTCAGTGCGGACTGATTAACGCCAAACGCGTTGGCGACCTAGATTCGTATGCGCTCCTTTATCTTATGCAAAAAGAAAGTCTTTCTATCGACGATGCAATCGAAATATTGATGACCAAAGGCGGGCTCTACGGCATCTCAGGCATTAAATCGGGCGACCTGAGAGATATCGAGTCGGAAATGGGGAAAGGCAATTACCGTGCGAAACTCGCTTTCGATACTTTTGTCTATAATGTAAAGAGGTATATCGGCGAGTATCTGGCAATTCTAAACGGCGCCGATTGTATTGTATTTACCGCCGGAGGAGGGCAAAACAGCGTTTTGTTGAGAAAAAAGATCGCGGAAAATATGGAAAATCTCGGCGTGATTCTCGACGACCGTAAAAACGAATCGAATCCGAAAGAAGGATTGATATCGAACGACGCCTCGCCTGTTAAACTTGCAATTATTCCTACTAACGAAGAGTTCATCGTTGCGTCCGAAGTCAAGGAATTTCTGAATAAGCATAATTCGTAA